In the Gopherus evgoodei ecotype Sinaloan lineage unplaced genomic scaffold, rGopEvg1_v1.p scaffold_62_arrow_ctg1, whole genome shotgun sequence genome, one interval contains:
- the LOC115643553 gene encoding olfactory receptor 488-like, with protein sequence MSYDRYLAICKPLHYPICMTVRFCLQLIAGSWISAFLAISIIVSFVSQLTFCGPNEIDHFFCELTLVVKLSCSDTNVVEFLMFLFASIYTLPPFLLTIISYVLIIATILRISSVTGKQKAFSTCSSHLIVVTVFYGTLMIVYVLPKNNKLRDLNKLFSVFYTVLSPMVNPLIYSLSGMSGSTKQDSGGPNSQGK encoded by the coding sequence atgtcttatgatcggtatctGGCAATATGTAAACCACTGCATTATCCTATCTGTATGACAGTCAGGTTCTGCCTTCAGCTCATAGCTGGATCTTGGATAAGTGCGTTTCTGGCTATTAGCATAATAGTGTCGTTCGTGTCACAGTTAActttctgtggccccaatgaaattgaccatttcttttgtgagcTCACCCTGGTGgtaaaactctcctgcagtgacaccaaCGTGGTGGAATTTTTAATGTTCCTATTTGCCTCCATTTACACTCTACCCCCATTTCTATTAACCATTATCTCCTATGTTCTTATTATagccaccatcctgagaatctcTTCCGTCACTGGAAagcaaaaggcattttccacctgctcctctcacctcatagTTGTTACAGTTTTCTACGGGACACTAATGATTGTCTATGTGTTACCGAAAAACAACAAACTCAGAGATTTAAACaaattgttttctgttttctaCACTGTCTTAAGTCCTATGGTCAATCCCCTTATATATAGCCTGAGTggtatgtctggctcaacaaagcaggattctggaggcccaaactcgCAGGGAAAATAG
- the LOC115643554 gene encoding olfactory receptor 10A2-like has translation MTWANQTVVTELILLGFSNLPQLQCLLFAIFLAAYVITLMGNILIILITTADPVLHSPMYFFLRNLSCLEICFTSVIVPKLLANLLSANQTISFHGCILQMYFFFFFGSTECFLLAAMAYDRYVAICNPLRYTVVMNRRICIQLAVTSWVSGIPVGTVQTTWLFSFPFCGPTEINHFFCDSPPVLKLVCGDTYLFEMYAVTGTIVIVLFPFIFILVSYICIISTILRIPSAEGRLKTFSTCSSHLMVVTLFYSTAGLTYFRPKSSYSPDTKKLLSLSYTVFTPMLNPIIYSLRNKEVKGAIRKMLGWQICSRQF, from the coding sequence ATGACCTGGGCCAACCAGACTGTGGTCACTGAGTTAATTCTCCTAGGGTTCTCCAATCTCCCCCAGCTCCAGTGCCTGCTCTTTGCGATATTCCTGGCTGCTTACGTGATAACCCTAATGGGTAACATTCTCATCATCCTCATCACAACAGCGGATCCTGTTCTTCATAGCCCGATGTACTTCTTCCTCCGGAACTTGTCCTGCCTGGAGATCTGTTTCACCTCAGTCATCGTCCCTAAGCTGCTGGCGAACCTCCTGTCTGCCAATCAAACCATCTCCTTCCATGGCTGCATCTTGCAGatgtatttcttcttcttctttggcAGCACAGAGTGCTTCCTCCTGGCCGCCATGGCCTACGACCGCTATGTGGCAATATGCAACCCCCTGCGCTATACAGTTGTCATGAATAGGAGGATTTGCATCCAGCTGGCAGTGACTTCATGGGTCTCAGGGATTCCTGTAGGAACAGTGCAGACGACTTGGCtgttcagtttccccttctgtggtcccactgaaatcaaccacttcttctgtgacagCCCCCCAGTGTTGAAACTGGTGTGTGGAGACACCTACCTATTTGAGATGTATGCTGTGACTGGCACCATTGTAATTGTATTATTCCCCTTCATCTTCATCCTGGTCTCCTACATctgcatcatctccaccatcctgaggataCCCTCAGCTGAAGGCAGACTCAAGACCTTCTCCAcatgctcctctcacctcatggTGGTGACTCTGTTCTACAGCACAGCTGGCTTGACCTATTTCCGACCTAAATCCAGCTACTCCCCAGACACCAAgaagctgctctctctctcctacacAGTCTTCACACCCATGTTAAACCcaatcatctacagcctgaggaacaaagaggtgaaggggGCCATCAGGAAAATGCTGGGTTGGCAAATATGTTCAAggcaattttga